A stretch of Endozoicomonas sp. SCSIO W0465 DNA encodes these proteins:
- a CDS encoding type II toxin-antitoxin system Phd/YefM family antitoxin yields the protein MLEEIGSYDAKTKLPEILRRVEAGESFTITNRGKPIADLIPSKAKSRLKAQSAIENLLKAKKPVVSESDLQELRERGRK from the coding sequence ATGCTTGAAGAAATCGGTTCTTACGATGCAAAAACAAAACTGCCGGAAATTTTGCGTCGTGTTGAAGCCGGTGAATCCTTCACCATAACCAACCGGGGAAAACCAATCGCAGACCTGATTCCCAGCAAGGCGAAAAGTCGTTTAAAAGCACAGTCTGCCATCGAAAATTTGCTCAAAGCCAAAAAGCCTGTTGTTTCTGAGAGTGACCTGCAAGAACTCCGGGAGCGTGGCAGGAAATGA
- a CDS encoding type II toxin-antitoxin system VapC family toxin: MTGFILDNSVSMRWLSETSKKQDQVYAESVLKSFSHSDALVPNLWHLEVVNVTLGLEKRNEINTATAEGFLAQLENLPIYVDPLTTNQAFNRIATLARSYHLSSYDAAYLELAIRENLPLATLDKILRKAALKAGIPIYLQGSDVK; encoded by the coding sequence ATGACTGGCTTTATCCTGGATAACTCCGTTTCCATGCGCTGGTTGTCAGAAACCAGCAAAAAGCAGGATCAGGTTTATGCAGAATCGGTACTCAAAAGCTTCTCACATTCCGACGCCCTGGTTCCCAACCTCTGGCATCTGGAAGTGGTCAATGTCACCCTGGGGCTGGAAAAACGGAATGAAATAAATACAGCCACGGCAGAAGGGTTTCTCGCCCAGCTGGAAAATCTGCCAATTTACGTTGACCCTTTGACGACGAATCAGGCGTTTAATCGCATTGCTACGTTGGCACGTAGTTACCATCTGAGCAGCTACGATGCAGCCTACCTGGAACTTGCCATACGAGAAAACCTGCCTTTGGCAACACTGGATAAAATACTGCGCAAAGCTGCACTTAAAGCCGGTATACCCATCTATCTGCAGGGTTCTGATGTGAAATAG
- a CDS encoding DUF1338 domain-containing protein, translating to MKLSIHELLNAMWQDYLALTPDAKPIHQLFADLNQGTVVNDHIALRTFNLDQVSLDKIAKPFLDAGYQPVDDYHFPAKKLYAKYYQHNDDTLPKVFISELKVEELNEHCREIIKALVAQVSEESVRQQGFCYSGRPWHVSQEQYQTLASESEYASWVAAHGFRPNHFTVSINHLCFNQAHSHPDMQSVNQLLLDKGYEMNTSGGLIKGSPDVLLEQSSTLAKEVPVNFTDGTLTIPGCYYEFALRYPMPNGQLYQGFVAASADKIFESTDVVPQGK from the coding sequence ATGAAACTTTCAATTCATGAGTTATTGAATGCCATGTGGCAGGATTACCTGGCACTCACCCCCGACGCCAAACCTATCCACCAGCTATTTGCTGACCTGAATCAAGGTACCGTGGTCAATGACCACATTGCCCTGCGCACCTTCAATCTCGACCAGGTATCTCTGGATAAAATAGCCAAACCATTTCTTGATGCGGGATACCAGCCCGTGGATGATTATCACTTCCCGGCTAAAAAGCTCTATGCCAAATACTATCAGCATAACGATGATACCCTGCCCAAGGTGTTTATCAGTGAGCTGAAAGTTGAGGAGCTAAACGAACATTGTCGTGAAATTATTAAAGCGTTGGTAGCCCAGGTGTCTGAGGAGTCTGTGCGTCAACAGGGGTTCTGCTATTCCGGTCGCCCATGGCATGTTAGTCAGGAACAGTATCAAACGCTTGCCAGTGAGAGTGAGTATGCCTCCTGGGTGGCTGCCCATGGCTTTCGCCCCAATCACTTTACGGTATCCATTAACCACCTTTGCTTTAATCAGGCGCATTCACACCCGGATATGCAAAGCGTCAATCAACTGCTGCTGGATAAAGGTTATGAAATGAATACCAGTGGAGGGCTGATTAAAGGCTCCCCGGACGTCTTGCTGGAACAGTCCTCAACCCTGGCCAAAGAGGTCCCGGTAAACTTTACGGACGGCACATTAACAATACCCGGCTGCTATTACGAGTTTGCCCTGCGCTACCCGATGCCCAACGGTCAACTCTACCAGGGGTTTGTGGCGGCTTCGGCGGATAAGATATTTGAGAGTACGGATGTGGTTCCGCAAGGGAAATGA
- a CDS encoding DUF29 family protein, with product MNSCIDSPRGEISRLLNKYPYLKSHQDEAVATSYPYAKQRAIKQMNQYLPREQWLTDASFPETCPWPWEQLLDEDWLP from the coding sequence ATGAATTCTTGTATTGATTCACCCCGTGGTGAGATCAGTCGACTGCTCAATAAATACCCGTATCTGAAAAGCCACCAGGATGAAGCAGTGGCAACCAGCTACCCTTACGCTAAACAACGTGCCATTAAACAGATGAATCAATACCTGCCCCGTGAACAATGGCTCACCGACGCCAGTTTTCCTGAAACCTGTCCCTGGCCATGGGAACAACTGCTGGATGAGGATTGGCTACCCTGA
- a CDS encoding Ig-like domain-containing protein, with protein sequence MRFVDCIADENPDAAQRVKGEAVSFTSFDQPTNGALTDGGTELVYLSNPRYYGVDPFTFYVQDASGVIGSGICTVVVNPGAGPVRADR encoded by the coding sequence ATACGTTTCGTCGATTGCATCGCGGATGAGAATCCGGATGCGGCACAACGTGTAAAAGGGGAGGCAGTGTCGTTTACCAGTTTTGATCAGCCTACCAATGGGGCGTTGACCGATGGCGGCACTGAGTTGGTCTATTTGTCCAATCCCCGGTATTACGGCGTTGATCCGTTCACCTTTTACGTTCAGGACGCCTCCGGAGTGATCGGTTCGGGCATCTGTACGGTGGTAGTCAATCCGGGGGCTGGACCTGTCCGTGCTGACCGATGA
- a CDS encoding type II toxin-antitoxin system Phd/YefM family antitoxin, whose translation MKVVSYSEARNNLKSLLDQVAEDASETIIHRRDGQDAVLMSLASYNSLMETLHLMSSPANAKHLNDSIEQIRGGQIVDKGLLDDQ comes from the coding sequence ATGAAAGTAGTCTCTTACTCTGAAGCCCGGAACAACTTGAAGTCACTGCTTGACCAGGTGGCGGAAGACGCCAGTGAAACCATCATTCATCGTCGTGACGGTCAGGATGCCGTGCTCATGTCACTGGCAAGCTACAACAGCCTGATGGAAACCCTGCATCTGATGTCATCCCCTGCCAACGCCAAACACTTGAACGACTCCATTGAACAAATCAGGGGCGGTCAGATCGTTGACAAGGGCCTGCTCGATGACCAGTAA
- a CDS encoding Txe/YoeB family addiction module toxin gives MTSKQRHLCWSHNAWNDYLYWQEQDRKTLKRINKLITECLRDPFSGLGKPEPLKGNWQGFWSRRISDEHRLIYQPSDTHLTIAACRFHY, from the coding sequence ATGACCAGTAAACAGAGGCATCTCTGTTGGTCACACAACGCCTGGAACGATTATCTGTACTGGCAGGAACAGGACAGAAAAACCTTGAAACGCATCAACAAATTAATCACTGAGTGTCTGCGGGACCCGTTTAGCGGCCTTGGCAAGCCCGAACCTCTGAAAGGCAATTGGCAAGGCTTCTGGTCAAGACGCATCAGCGATGAACACCGACTGATCTACCAGCCTTCCGATACTCATCTGACCATTGCCGCCTGTCGTTTCCATTACTAG
- a CDS encoding Uma2 family endonuclease, whose translation MFLALGKFSRQIAVGLHLIFQDKIYSFQLVVFLDENYLPFPNYPEYHIINTPSGTTLKPLMKTYPINAAEYLEAEKTAEVKREFVNGYVYAMVGASRRHNLLTSTLSRLLGNQLQGTACQVFASDMKVRAGGKNDTMFFYPDMMVTCSHPSDETSKDPYVEEAPKLIIEVLSPSTEQYDRLGKLAVYTQIASLEEYLLVDQQDMLVDLYRRSGEQWQLTQLKKGDLLVLNSVELEFPVADIYRDVIGGLVMETTGGNGQMSIGRLVDQSVFIADAS comes from the coding sequence ATGTTTCTTGCTCTTGGGAAGTTTAGTCGCCAGATAGCAGTAGGGCTCCACTTAATTTTTCAGGATAAAATCTACAGTTTTCAATTGGTTGTGTTTTTGGACGAGAACTACCTACCATTCCCCAACTATCCTGAATACCACATAATAAACACACCATCAGGCACGACCCTGAAACCACTTATGAAAACCTACCCAATCAATGCCGCTGAGTACCTTGAAGCGGAGAAAACAGCTGAGGTTAAACGCGAATTTGTCAATGGTTACGTTTATGCCATGGTCGGTGCCAGTCGGCGGCATAACTTGTTAACGTCGACACTCTCCAGGCTGCTGGGCAATCAGCTTCAGGGCACAGCCTGCCAGGTCTTTGCCTCCGATATGAAAGTCCGCGCCGGTGGTAAGAATGACACCATGTTCTTTTACCCGGATATGATGGTAACTTGCAGTCACCCCTCTGATGAAACTTCAAAAGACCCCTATGTAGAGGAAGCCCCTAAGCTGATTATTGAGGTACTGTCGCCCAGTACCGAGCAGTATGATCGTTTGGGCAAGCTGGCTGTCTATACGCAAATTGCCAGTCTGGAAGAGTACCTGCTGGTGGATCAGCAGGATATGCTGGTGGATCTTTACCGTCGCTCTGGCGAGCAGTGGCAGTTAACCCAGCTGAAAAAGGGTGATCTGCTGGTATTGAATTCGGTAGAGCTTGAATTTCCTGTTGCGGATATCTACCGGGATGTTATTGGGGGGCTAGTAATGGAAACGACAGGCGGCAATGGTCAGATGAGTATCGGAAGGCTGGTAGATCAGTCGGTGTTCATCGCTGATGCGTCTTGA
- a CDS encoding IS4 family transposase, with protein sequence MLPLSPKPWSELTFGCADLGDTRRTKRLVKVAAELSAHTGNSLSSSCEGYTALVTGAYRLIENEAVKPEAIAEAGFQATAKIARQSRLLLALEDTTTLGYKHAVRSELGDLGGPEGSKTRGFHVHSVFLVDADTERSIGLIDQERWVREDVQRGKKNQRRQLPYEGKESFKWQRASENTEQRMGGKMPDIISVCDREADIYEYMHYKLDNRQRFVVRATQNRILVDGELLLFDSLAQTEVLGKYTIVVPQKGGRKKRKATLQVKRKKMTIQAPQRPGGRPEPVTMNIVSAEEIGNDSEDRLHWVLLTTEDIETFEDCRSIIRFYELRWRIEEFHKAWKSGAGVERLRLQSPDNIERLAVILMFVAVRLMQIREALMLPNDRQHKDRKLWSEKTLANEVVSDDEWQVLWLTYEKKALPDKPPTVTWLLQTIARLGGWGDSKHTGQPGWLVVWEGWAKLQDRVKTWQIARQFSAGEM encoded by the coding sequence ATGCTTCCACTTTCTCCTAAACCATGGTCAGAACTAACTTTTGGATGTGCTGATTTGGGCGATACTCGACGTACAAAACGACTTGTCAAAGTTGCTGCCGAGCTTTCAGCTCATACCGGTAATTCTTTGTCATCTTCATGCGAAGGTTATACCGCACTGGTAACTGGAGCTTACCGGCTGATTGAGAATGAGGCCGTAAAGCCTGAAGCAATAGCTGAGGCAGGCTTTCAGGCAACTGCCAAAATAGCGAGACAGTCTCGCCTACTTCTGGCTCTCGAAGATACAACAACCCTGGGTTATAAACATGCTGTCAGATCCGAGCTTGGTGATCTTGGAGGTCCTGAAGGCTCTAAAACCAGAGGATTCCACGTCCACTCTGTCTTCTTGGTTGATGCGGATACAGAGCGAAGCATTGGGCTTATTGATCAAGAACGATGGGTTAGAGAGGACGTTCAGCGGGGGAAAAAGAACCAACGTCGTCAGCTACCTTACGAGGGAAAGGAAAGCTTTAAGTGGCAAAGAGCCTCTGAAAACACAGAACAAAGGATGGGGGGTAAAATGCCTGACATCATCAGTGTTTGCGACCGGGAGGCGGATATATACGAATATATGCACTACAAACTGGATAACCGACAGCGGTTTGTTGTAAGAGCTACACAAAACAGAATCCTGGTGGATGGCGAACTCTTATTATTTGATTCCTTAGCTCAGACTGAAGTGTTGGGGAAATATACGATAGTGGTTCCTCAAAAAGGAGGTAGAAAGAAGCGAAAGGCAACGCTGCAGGTCAAAAGAAAGAAGATGACAATACAGGCGCCGCAAAGGCCAGGCGGCAGGCCGGAACCGGTAACTATGAATATTGTGTCGGCTGAAGAGATTGGCAATGACTCCGAAGACCGTTTGCACTGGGTACTATTGACAACTGAAGATATTGAAACATTCGAAGACTGTCGCTCTATCATTCGATTTTACGAGCTCCGATGGCGAATAGAAGAGTTCCATAAGGCTTGGAAATCGGGAGCAGGAGTAGAAAGGCTTCGTCTGCAATCTCCGGATAACATTGAACGACTTGCGGTCATATTAATGTTTGTCGCTGTCAGACTAATGCAAATCCGTGAAGCATTAATGTTACCGAATGACAGGCAGCACAAAGACAGAAAGCTTTGGAGTGAAAAAACACTCGCGAATGAGGTGGTCAGTGATGATGAATGGCAGGTTCTCTGGCTAACCTATGAAAAAAAAGCGTTGCCCGATAAGCCGCCAACAGTCACTTGGCTGCTTCAAACGATTGCTCGGCTTGGTGGTTGGGGTGATTCAAAGCATACAGGGCAGCCCGGCTGGTTAGTGGTATGGGAAGGCTGGGCGAAATTGCAGGATCGGGTAAAAACCTGGCAGATAGCCCGGCAGTTCAGCGCTGGAGAGATGTGA
- a CDS encoding O-antigen ligase yields MRAISKAELFLLVAFFFVLPMYEGPKNLLLVAYIISWCMQSWRAKDFGGKLRSWEWVLVLFLAAGFISAHTNPFGWDKPVSGALTFAKLIIPALLISRTSIPTPKVTLLGSSIVLGTLIAILESWYVWNRDGGEYPELHSVGHVNQSALYIAIAFGVSLSLFMFQKGWIKGLSAIATLFFAIAMVPTISITAVAVIAAMAIAAIFMQFRPDRKHLTLLTASVVIIGISLFVASNHIPKVNSFKANIAYHMQGGDTGSSFLSKRDVIFNSVIYVLSDFPMFGAGDRHFDIATSEEYMESVAAQRGTPYESERFFHTNHGHNMVASVLLNRGYVGLFLMLAFILIAAWKHLQWLIQYYSERKLELEPVIGIMTGIYIIVGGMGNSTLYVEHGQLAFCLIGLSMGYLQRKTNRKLIDAQTYSISEHSIKKSSRNSEDHVL; encoded by the coding sequence ATGCGAGCCATATCAAAAGCAGAGCTTTTTCTGTTGGTTGCTTTCTTTTTTGTGCTGCCAATGTACGAAGGCCCTAAAAACCTGTTGTTAGTGGCTTATATTATTAGCTGGTGTATGCAAAGCTGGAGAGCAAAGGATTTTGGCGGCAAGCTTCGCTCTTGGGAATGGGTTCTTGTCCTGTTTCTTGCCGCAGGCTTTATCTCGGCCCACACCAATCCGTTTGGGTGGGATAAGCCAGTAAGCGGTGCACTGACTTTTGCCAAACTGATTATACCGGCACTGCTGATTTCAAGGACCAGTATCCCAACACCAAAAGTCACTCTTTTGGGATCATCAATCGTATTGGGAACATTGATTGCAATACTTGAGTCCTGGTATGTCTGGAATCGAGATGGCGGCGAATATCCAGAACTCCACTCGGTTGGACATGTTAATCAGTCAGCGTTGTATATTGCCATTGCTTTTGGTGTATCTCTGTCATTGTTCATGTTTCAGAAAGGCTGGATAAAAGGACTATCTGCCATTGCCACTCTGTTCTTTGCCATTGCCATGGTTCCCACCATCTCAATTACCGCTGTTGCTGTTATTGCGGCAATGGCTATTGCCGCTATTTTTATGCAGTTCCGGCCTGACCGGAAACACCTGACCCTGCTCACTGCGAGCGTGGTTATTATCGGGATTTCGCTCTTTGTCGCCAGCAACCATATTCCCAAGGTAAATAGTTTTAAGGCTAATATCGCCTATCATATGCAAGGCGGTGATACCGGCAGCTCATTCCTGAGCAAGCGGGATGTCATTTTTAACTCCGTTATTTATGTTCTTTCTGACTTCCCGATGTTTGGTGCGGGCGACCGTCATTTTGACATTGCCACCAGTGAAGAGTATATGGAGTCTGTTGCTGCACAACGGGGAACTCCATACGAGTCTGAGCGTTTTTTCCATACCAACCATGGTCATAACATGGTCGCTTCCGTTCTGTTGAATCGGGGGTATGTTGGATTGTTTCTGATGCTCGCTTTTATCCTGATAGCCGCCTGGAAGCATCTGCAGTGGCTTATTCAATATTACTCTGAGCGGAAACTGGAGCTTGAACCGGTCATCGGTATTATGACAGGCATATACATCATTGTTGGAGGTATGGGCAACTCAACCCTCTATGTTGAACATGGTCAATTAGCATTCTGTCTGATCGGGCTTTCCATGGGATACCTGCAGAGAAAGACCAATCGAAAATTGATTGATGCTCAGACTTATTCTATTTCTGAGCACTCAATAAAAAAGTCCAGCCGGAATTCAGAGGATCATGTGCTCTAG
- the rfaQ gene encoding putative lipopolysaccharide heptosyltransferase III yields MKILVTKFRNLGDVLLSTPLFASLKAIYPDSELHVSVNDFCTQVVADNPHVDKVIPYSRGKKSEQTFWQRIRTEIEFYWQFKGQYDLVINLTEGDRGCIISALSGASRRMGYIKKPTLINRLARFDTAFNSQQRIPTVQKDLQFAEAIDSRKVIKKVTLGWRKDHEKMVDELLSRLGLNDGFVVVHPVSRWMYKCWDSAKVAQCIDHIQEKWQKLVLLTTSSDPEEIQMANEIASHCQQKPLQLPQPVNLQAYAYLTSKACMFFGIDSAPMHIAASTDTPVIALFGASEPNLWGPWDNEQGSNYRLMTGVQHNGIHCVISNENMELYFDGDRKLSRGMMAISLSQVISKLDNELEKLSNTRQIRDITNTVELTPGAI; encoded by the coding sequence ATGAAAATTCTGGTGACCAAGTTTCGTAATCTCGGTGATGTTTTACTATCAACACCACTGTTTGCCAGCTTGAAAGCAATCTACCCAGACTCGGAGCTTCATGTTTCCGTTAACGATTTCTGTACTCAAGTAGTAGCCGATAATCCCCATGTGGATAAGGTGATTCCCTATTCCAGAGGCAAGAAAAGCGAGCAAACCTTCTGGCAGCGTATTCGCACGGAAATTGAGTTTTACTGGCAGTTCAAAGGACAGTACGACCTCGTTATTAACCTTACGGAAGGGGATCGTGGTTGTATCATCAGTGCTCTTTCGGGTGCATCCCGGCGAATGGGGTACATTAAAAAGCCAACATTGATCAACCGGCTTGCTCGTTTTGATACGGCATTCAATAGCCAGCAACGTATTCCTACGGTTCAGAAAGACCTGCAATTTGCTGAGGCCATCGATTCCCGAAAAGTAATAAAGAAAGTCACCTTAGGCTGGCGGAAAGATCATGAAAAAATGGTCGATGAACTGTTGTCTAGACTAGGGCTAAATGATGGCTTTGTGGTCGTTCACCCGGTATCACGATGGATGTACAAGTGTTGGGACTCGGCCAAAGTTGCTCAATGTATCGACCACATCCAGGAAAAATGGCAAAAGCTGGTTCTTTTAACAACCTCCTCCGATCCTGAAGAGATCCAAATGGCAAATGAAATTGCCAGCCACTGCCAGCAAAAGCCTCTCCAACTGCCACAACCAGTTAACCTGCAGGCTTACGCCTACCTCACTTCTAAAGCTTGTATGTTTTTTGGCATTGACTCAGCTCCCATGCATATTGCTGCCTCTACAGATACACCTGTCATTGCACTTTTCGGAGCCAGTGAGCCAAATCTCTGGGGGCCTTGGGATAATGAACAGGGAAGTAACTACCGGCTGATGACCGGTGTTCAGCACAATGGTATTCACTGCGTCATATCGAATGAAAATATGGAGCTCTACTTTGATGGTGACAGAAAATTATCAAGAGGAATGATGGCGATATCACTTTCCCAAGTGATATCAAAGCTGGATAATGAACTGGAAAAGCTGTCAAACACTCGGCAGATACGCGATATCACAAATACTGTCGAGCTGACTCCTGGTGCAATATAA